The sequence CCctggtggtaatgcagctttaagggGAATGAGaatatgtttctttttgtttgtttgtttttaatacattaaaagttgaatataactatttatataaaacatatctaGGTTTTATTTTATGTAGAATTTATTCTATTGTTCCTGCTTCTCCTCTAATAGATGGTTGTCTATGAAGCCTCGTACTAAATGTCTTTAATTGACAGAAATAACAACTTGTTGTTAATTGACACatgttaattaaaacaaaaccgTCAAAGTACAATGTTGAAGAAAAGGTTCATTATACCAAAATTATatcttaaatgtatttatacattttgttaGAGATAAAGTTCAATGTACGCTATACAATAAGTTAAAGTGCACTTGTTGTCTTAAGCACCGTGAATATTTGGTGGACTGAACCTCTGAATGCAGCCACTCCAGTCATTGGGAACTAGTGGCACAAGGTGATAGCTCTGCTTTCcagtgaagtgatgagctgcattCTCTTGTTGAATCCTCATAAAATTAATTGAATTTTGCTATTTTAGTTTGTAGGCTCAATTCTTGTCTATATTGGTTCAGTCAACAAAATGTCTTCACTGTTTTGTGGTGGCAGgttcattttaaaatagaaatatagaaatagTTTCCTTTTTCGTGATGCTCTGCCTTTATTTTCATCTGGGACCATGAACTGTATCTATACCATTGTTATGGGCCCCAAAAAGAGGCTGTTCCCAGTAGAGAATGTATTACACATCTGACAATCACAGGACTCTAGGACCCCACAGGTTGTGCACCTCTGATTCCCTGCTCTCCATAAAATCTATATGTGTCAGTGTTTACATATCTTATGCctatgtattgtatttactgtcaCACTGTTCTGACAATCTCAAATAGTTTGAAGCACGTCTGGCAATTTACAGTATGCCTAAGGGGTTTAGTAGTAGGTGCTGTTGTTAGAACTGTTCAGGAGAATAATAGAGAAACTGGTAATAAAAAGTCACCAGTAAAGACGTGAGCACACACTGTTCTTATAGCTCCTCAGGACCTGTCAGGAAGTGGGTAATATGTAGATTAGCCGGATAGACAACACTGTCCTCCACTCTCACACTCGTTTAGCTAAGGTAACGAAAACACAACTAGGAACTTTGTAATTCACCTTGAAGAATTTTACACCTTGACTTTGCAATATCATATTGataataagagagaaaaaaatcaatattatcTTAAACCCGTGATCTTAAAAACAGAACTAAGAGtaatgaataaaatgtaaatatatatcttttaGCTTATACCCCTCCACCCAGTTGATAATATTTAACAATCATCGGTATTCATTTGTCTGCTGCCTTATGTTGGAAATATCTTGCATACTATTGCTGTTTTTAACACACATGTTGGTCTGAAACAGAAGCCAACTGATGTTTATTATGTGAGGTTAGACGTGCCTTTTTCCTTGCAATTGGAgtaattaatgatttaaataGCCATCAATGTTGCACATATGCTTATTTCTCCATGGTGTCCATTAATTACAGTTCTTGCTACCCATTGTACTTGTACAATCTCTTTAGATTAGCTATCCTTTACACTGAACCTAGTGGGAGAGCTGAGCCAGGCATATACCAGATGATTTCTACAGGATTGTAACAAACCCCCGCACCagcaaaatatatttcatatattagtTATTGTAAATGATGCGCCTAATTCCATAATGTGTTCATTGCTTTAATCTGTTTTACTTTTCCCATTATAGGGGGTGGTACCTCCAGTTGAACTACATGATACATATAGTACAATTCCCATAGAGGGACAAGCAGTCACTATAATGCTAGGTACACAGGATAGCACATAAAATCTTAGCAAACACTTTATTATTGAACTTTAAAACAATCAACAATTCCAGGTCATACACGGATCATTATTCAGCAAAAGGAGGATAAAAGATAGGAAAGTGTTAAAAACCCTTAAGTGTTGTCTGTCTAGTATCACAGTTATGTTATTTCTCACAATCCTTTACCTTATGTATCATTTACtggtaaatattataataattaaccTGATAACTCAGACAGTACTTAAGGATCTGCTCTTATGCTGCCTTCTAGgcaattatattgtttatattacaaTTCATAAGATGTGTAATGGATATAtcagatgagagacacagggatgTCCATGTAAGTAGTGAACATAACAAATGCTTGATTGGGAACTGAGCAAAACTGTTTCTTGCCACACCATTCCCAGGACAGACAGGATTCTGTGACAAATGTAAATTTGTGGTGTGACAAATGTGATGTCCTATTGCTTAAAGGGGTTAAATATCTACTACTTCTGCCGAGTAAATGTTCGAATGTTCGGCAGGAATACTGATTATTTGAATAGTACTATGTAGTAAAGTAATGGCAAAAGATAGGATAATGGTGTCAAGCCAGCTTCATATGTACTCTATAAACAAGGGATTTATTTGAGATAAAGTGCAGTTATTGATTGGACAACTGATATACACAGGTTTAAAGGGCTGTGTTACATTGCAGAATCCAAGTGGACTTGTAGTCTCATACTTATCTAATGGGATCTTTACAGAGGGGCAAAGCATGTGATGTCACAGGACACATGACAGATACGCTTGTTATCACTTGTTTTAGACTGTGACTCGGCACCTTCCTTCAGTTGGGAAAACACGTGTCCTACTCCAAGCAGCAGTCTTTTGTCCCCTGCTGTACTGTACACCTGTTAAATCTGTTAAATCTTTGCTATGGTTTCTCACTGTAGGTGAGCAGGGTGGCTGGGGAGGGAGGTAATAAGCAACTTTATGATTAACACTGTTTACCTGACAACAGGGTTGAACAATCAATCAAAAAATTAATTTGGGTTCTGTTCACAAGCAATAAAATATGCTACTGACCATGAAACAATCGAGTACTTCCTACTCGTTGTTACCTAGCaatgctgtctgtagatctcagGTGGGGTTGGTGCTTTGAGACTAACAACTAGTGGAAtttctatttactaagctgtgaccTTACTGATATGCTCCACTGACATTGCAGAGTTTTATGGAAGTGACATAGCTAGGAAATAACAGCACAATAAAGCTCAGTTCTGGCAGGTATGGGAAATAACCTCCAATATTTCTGCAAAGAATTACACTACCCCCACCCGTCTGCTGCTTATTGTCACCCGGCTGGCAATAtttctggggagaacattgcTCAATGTGTAACCTCGGTTGAATATCTCCCTACAGGCATTTCAGATCACTCTCTGGTGCTTATTTATATTGATATAACTagtgacaaggggcctgattcattaaggaacttaggcaagaaatttctctggacaaaaccatggtacaatgcaaggggtgcaaattagttttctattttgcacataagttaaataccacctgttttttcatgtagcacacaaatacttgctaacttatttatacactgaaatttaaaattgatatttgtgtgctacatgaaaaaacagtcagtatttaacttatgtgcaaaatagaatactaatttgcaccccttgcattgtaacatggttttgtccaggagacttaagtaaaaaaaatcttGCGTAAGTTCCATAATGAATCCATCCCAAGGATATTAAACTTTGGAAATTGAATCCTGTTTGGATGAATTCAATGGTGGCTGGGTCGGACCTGTTTTATATGTGGGAAGGTTTTTTTCAGCAACAATAGTGACGTCTTCTCATGCCATTCTCTGCGATGCCTTTAAGGCTTTTCTCATGGGGATATTTTTTAAACGGGTCTCTGACACAAAAAACTTTGAGGAAAATGGAGTCTGTTTTAGACCAGCGTTACAGGGATCTGGAGTGTCTATATCTTTGGTCACACGCTAGTGAGGATCGACTCGTGGCTGCAGGTGCAGCGTGATTGGAAGGATCATCTTTTTGACCAAACGCCTCCTTTTTGTTCCCCCCAACATCATCACTACTCTCAGGCTGACACGTGGGGGGGGTGTGTATCTGGTTAGCTTAGCTAGGGATGAACTGACTAGCAGGACTATTCCAGCCATTTATATTGACCAGCGCATACAACTGTTTAGGGGGAGTGAAATCACCCAAAAGTTTTTTTCCATATTATAGGGACACCTATGCTTCCATGGTACAGTACGCACCCACTCAACTCTCTGAGTACCTTAATTGCATTAAACTGCCTAAACTGTCCCAGGATTCGGTGGAACCTTTTGCATGCGCCCCTCCCTGTAGAAGAGATAAATGTGGCCACATCCTCGTTTCCCAATCATAAGGCTCAGGGTGGATGACCTCCTTGTAGAGCTAAACAAGAAATTTCAAGATTTCGTTGTCCCATAGTTGCTGGCTACTTTCCAACATCTTTTGGAGTTGGGTAGTCTGCTACCCTCCATGTCAGAGGTTCTGATAATGGTCCTACCCAAGCCAGCAAGTCAAATGGTAGAGCACCATGAACTGAACTCTGTAATTTCCAAGATAGTTCACCCTGACCAAACGGGGGTTCACACCCAGTAAATCTATTTCCAATATCCGTCGCCTTTACACCCTCATCCAGTTACCCCATGAAGCCGAGAACGGGGCAGTGGTGGTGTCTATTGATGCTGCCAAGGCCTTTGACTTAGTGGAATGGGCTTACTTATGGGAGGTTTTACACAAATTTGGGTTGAGGGCTTTATCAAATGGGTTCAGTTATTATACTCCACTCCTGCGGCGAGAGTTTCAGTTACAGCCACACCTCCTCCCTGTTTGGTCTAGATCGGGATACTAGGCAGGGGTGTCCCTTTATAACCTGTGTTGTTTGGTTTACCTATAGAGCCCTTGGCATGTTTAATCTGGACTTCCGCATATTGTTAGGCTCCCGGTGGGTATGGTTCTAGACTCTATAGCTGATGACATGCTGTTTTTTGTCTGACTCTGATGCCTCTGTGGATCACCTCCTTTACACGGTTGACAGTATTGGCCATTTTTCTGGTCTATTGATCAACTTTAATAAGTAGCGCATCTTTCCGCTACATGGTGTTATACCCACTGATACCTCTATGCATTGGTTCCTGAAATGGACCCTTCGCTTCAAATATCTTGTTACAGATTATTTTACATTCAATTTCCATACTTGGAAAAAACTTCCCCAACTGTGACGGACAGTATCATCCTATTCAAATTGATTGTTCAGCCCAAATTGCTCTACATTCTGCAACATTCACCTGTCTGTCTGTTAAAATCGCAGTTCCGTGACATCGACAGGCTCATTTCCTCATTTGTGTGGGCTGGATGGTAGGGATTGGCTTAGTTTGTCTACACTTTGCAGGTCCAAGGCTAATGGGGGTTTGACCCTCCCGAACCTTAAATTATGCTATTGTGTGACCCACCTTACACACTTGATTAGTTGGTTGGGGGCCCCCGACTTCCTCTATGTCAGTGTCTGTCTCCTTTAGAGGTATTGCTAGTGGGTTAATATTTGCATCAGGTTGCACCAATTATTAGGCAAGCTGTTGAGATTTGGCGTCTCGCCCATCATATGCTTGGGGGCCAGGGGCACAATCCCTCCACTCCACTATGGTATAATTACTCTCTCCTTGAACTCGGCATATTACAGGATTATAATATATGATGTTGATATGGAATTACTACTATAGCTTGtttaatgcaattattgtgcGATTGTAAAATGTCTTGCTATAACTAGTGGGAGCCTGAACATCTTCTGGTTCTCTAAATGTCTTTTAAGCCCCCTTTGGTAAGCACTTTATATAGGCACATCCTGGTGCAATGAGTGCTGTTACTACAAAGTGACGTTTTACTGATTGTGCTTCTTTTATTACAGAACATGACCAACAGAACCTCATATCTGGACATCTTGGTGGCTCCAAGTCTCAGAACAGTCTGTCACGTCTTATGTCTCCGGTCAGTGGAAACATCTCCAGAGACTCCATGCACAAAAAGCAGGAATTGGGCAAGAACAACAGAAGTCCATCCCGGCCACCTTCTGTGCTTGTTCAAGAACTTAGTCCAGATAGATCCAAAACACTAGAAGATTTGTTAAAGGAAGAGGACTCAGAAGATTATACAGGCGAGTAATGTTTAGTTTTGGCATAGTGTGTGCGCAGTTCTGTCCTTATAGTTAGAACTTACTTTCTATTTCTTTTTACACAAAAACATGTTTACTATAGGTGACGAATGCGAAACAGACGACTCCTCAAATAGTGAAGATTTGTCACGTGTACTACGAGATGAACAGCTTGATAAGAACAATGTAGAATCTGATAATGCAGGAGAAAGGTGTGTATTTAATTGCCCCCCTGCTACACAGCCTAGGTGTAAGACTACTATAGAGGGAAGTCTTACCAGTGATGGATATGACAGGTGATCAACATTGTCTTCCCTCTGATctcacctgtctgtctccctgcacAGATGGTGCTGGGACACGAACATTTCCCTTTGCTGATTGTCAATTCTATATAATCCTATGTGTTTATAAGTGCACTGTCACGgcatttatttttagtttgtacAGATATGGAACAGAATAAACGCAGATTTAGAAAATCGTTTTGTCTTGTAGATAATGGTAAAGTTTCTTTGGTTGGTACCTAAATTATGACATTCACTGCCCATCATTCAGATAATGtactttcattttaattattgtaACCTTGTGTACGTATGAAGTAACTTGGGGGGCATTTATGTATATTAGAAAATGAACTGTTTTATAAATGTGGCtgattattatataaaaattataatggTCAGAAAACTGGGAATCTGTGCAAAGTATGCTTATTATTTAGTGCATTAGTTGTTAGTACTCATTGCATTTGCTAATATATGCACATGGGGACCTATCCAAAATAACTTGGTGCCCCATAGGTTAGAAAACCTCTGTTGATGTATTTCTGTGCCCCTTATTCTTGTTGGTTCTTAAAGAATAACTCCCCTCAGTGGGCTCCTCCTTAACATTTCACATTTCCTCTTGAActttttgtatatatgtttgttttgtgtatacgtgtgtgtgtgtgtgtgtatatatatatatatatatatatatagtgtgtgcacatgcaTCATATGTATAGTTCTATTGCAGTCTATTAAAGTGAATTTTAGATATTAGTTTGTTGTACTTGGTGTACTtccttttggtagcatattgagataaaaataattattatttcaaaGACTGGACTTAACAGGAgtaaaatatgcacttagcaaCCATTGGTTTTGGACTTATTTGTACGCAGTTGATGTAACATTGCTAAATTTAAATTCTTAAATTGGcatcatatatatttttcattatgtgTTTATAGTATTACATTGAAGAccttttcatatattttcttcTACTATTAGTTTGACTGGAAGCCAAGGCAGGCCTGCTGCCTCTGTCATTTTGACTGTAATGGAGCAGTTGACAGAGGTGATCAATCATGAGATAAACCATGAGAGTCctcttataattatatttatattctaaagGCCAATTCTGTCTGACATGAAGGAAAGAAAGAGATCCTTTGAAGAGTTGTTGGAGGAGCAGATGAGGATTGAGGAACAGAGACTTCAACAAACCAAACTGCAGCAGGTAAGTTTCATCACACTGATGAAGCCTCCTATCATGTCTGGCACTGAACCAATACTCTCAGCTCTGTCTGGTTTACATCCCTATGTAATGCAGATGCATGCACTGGACCAGAGTCATGGACTTTTCAATGATCAAAGGAAACTTGCCGTTTAaaacccaaaaatatattttgactgAAGAACATTTAAAGTGATCATtttctcattttcattttttttattgattagtGCAAATCATAAATAACACAAATACATATGAAAAGTATCATAATGGATCAAATCAGACATGTAACTATTTTATCACAGTAACAAATTTGTAAACGTGTCGATGCATAAGTACTCATTGCATCCTAAAGTTAGCAATTGAAGTCAACGATCAAGAGTATTGTAGGCATAGTATACTAActaacacttattttttttagtacgTTTATTGTGCTCTCTGATGCAGTTTGAACCCTATATGCACATTAATTTTAGCTTTTGACTATTCAGATGCCTAAACAACGCATTTATTTGTCTTGTGTGCACAGCATGTGATACTGTATACTACCAATGCTTATTGCTGTTTTGCATATCTCTCTCTTGCTGCTGTCCATACCATATGCATGCATTACTTCTATCTAATAATACCTGTGCAGTTGTTTTATAGACTGCATACTAGCACAGGCAGTCCTGCCACACACTGATGGTCCATGTTTCTGTTAATGACAAAATGCTATAATGTCTTTAGCATTGTTCATTGATATTTGATTTTATTCCCATACTGTAGAGTGCTGAAGAACAGACAAAGAGAAATACAATAGTAAAAAGACCATTCCTTCGAAGGGGAGAGGGACTTGCTAGATTTAAAAATCCAAAGCGAAACAAAACGGTTCCTCAGAAGGCCTCGGAAGTTCCAGGTTCAGAGACCGTCTCGGAAATTGCAGTTCCTGAGAAAGTCGATAAAGGTCAAGTCCAAAGGAAAATTGCTCCCTTTGGCAAAGGGCAAGTGTCTGAAAACAGTTCAGGTGCTGCTAAAATGACAATACAACCCGCAAGAGAAAAACCTGAGGCAATTCAGAAGAAATTGGTGCTTAAAAACCACAACGCAAAACATAGCACCTCTGTAGCAACAAGTGGACAGCCACAAAATAAATCTACTGTGAGTGGGAGAAGTTCTGTAACATTGGAGAGAAAACCGGTGTTGGATATTGATAAAGAAAATGTGTACGACACAAAGTCAACTGAAGCAAGCGACAAACGCAATGCTAAGGTTGACGACAGTGGAAAGGATTGTCCACTGCCCAGTGACTTATATAGCAAAAGCGCTAATCCTGCAGAGTTGTCTTTCGAAGTTTCCTTTCAGAAGCGACAGGTTCACTTGGACAAGGAGAAACAGAAGGAAAATTATGAATTGGATGAGTTTTTGCTTCTAGAACAGGCTGCTGAAGACATCTCATTCTCCAGCAACTCCTCGTTTGTGCAGAAGCTCCTTGACCAAGACTATCAGCTGGACAATGGTCATCGCAGGTTGTCTTCTACACCCGTTAAATCAGCAGAAAAGCAGCAGGAGAAAGCGGCTAGCGGTGCTAGGAATGCAAATAGCGGAAAGATAAATCAAAAAATGGAAGAGTTTGGATCACGTTTAAAAAATCCATCTGTGCCATCTCCTGTTAGATTTGGTCAGCACAGTACAAAGAACACCTCTGAATCACTTAAGGCCAGCGGTGGAGAGGTGAGAAAAGCCCAAATATCTGAACCTGTTACAAGTGAAGGAGACTATGCGTCTTCTGGGGATGAACATAGCAACTCGACTTCAAGTGAAAATGAAGATTTAGAAAGTGATGACTCCTGCAGGGAAGATGACCCTAAATCTGAAGAGCTTAAAGGACTTTCTAAAAAACTTTCCAAGGATAGCAAGGGTAGAGATTTTGACCTAGACCTGTCCGATGGAGAGGATTATGACAATCAAGAAAATACTCTATTAGCCAACACGAGTAAAACATCCTTGAAAAATGACCAGAGTTCATCGTCTTCTGACTCAAGTCAAATAGAGTTTGATGATGAACGGACTTGGGATGACCTTGGTAATGTGGCAAGTTTGAAGGGTATTTATGAAACTAATTTTGCAACAAAAGAGTTTATTCCATCTGAGTACACAAGTAGAAGTCCTACAGATGCCCCCGACATAGCCATCAGAAGGAAGGTGGCaccaaagaaaagagaccaggtACAGACTGCAACTGCTAGTGCTCCAGACACTCCACCAGCGTCAGAACTGATGATGAAACTATTTCCAGCACTGAAGCCCAAAGTAAAGCCAGAGTCGCAGACTGTATCCAAACCTGCAGCAAATCAAGAAGGTTCAGGTAAGGCATTTCTGATCAGCACTTTCATACATGGGAGGTAATAGATGGGTCATGGCTTAGAGTTGGTGATTGCCATGTGCCATGCTAACATTTGTATTCAGTTGGGGGAGATAACTTTGATAACTTTTAGTCCACCTGTTTTTAATCCCATTAGTGCATAGTTCCATTTACCACTGTTGTGTTCCAGGAGATGCTGTCCGGTCCCAACTTTTGAAAGAAAAACTAGTTGAATTAGAAACAGAAATTGAAAGATTTAAGATGGAAAACACTTCATTGGCCAGACTTCGTGAAGACAAAGAAACAGCCTTAGAAACACTCAGGTTTGATTGATAACTGCATTTAACATAGCTGACTTTTTATACTTCTGATCCtactttactaataaataaagccAATAAATTtacccttataaataaaggataataataaccaAACGCTTTACTTAATCCACTTTTGTACTGTAATTGTGCTTTTGTATCTGCTATATAAAGAAGTCCCCTTTATGGATTGTTATTGTTGTACATAATATTGTTTGTAAAATGTGATGGCTAATATTTTAGTGTTCACTATGAAAGGGCTAAAATGGCGTAAACTCTTTAATACAATTAGGGAAACTTTCCCATTTCTAGTGAAGCCATTCTGGTTAATTTACTTATTTCATTATGTGATCTTTAAAATACACCCGCCATCTTTTTTTTGTAGGCTGAGCCAATATTCCtgagaaatggctgcctccagtgtgtaTAATTGATGGATGCACTTGAAGTCTGTTTAGTGCTAGGGGAAGAACTTCCTCTATGGATGAATGAATATTTATGTCTTATTTTAACAGGAAGGAGGTTGCAGACTttgaacaacaaaaaacaaaggaGCTGGCCAGGATTGAGGAGTACACAAAGGAAGAAATGAAAAAACTTCAGAAAGAACGTAAAGTGTTTGAGAAGTACGCTAGTGCCGCACGCGCCATGCCGGATAAGAAGGAACGCGAGGAGATCCAGGTGAGGACAATgtggtttcctttttttttttaacttgatagAAACCTTGTTCTATATGATACGGCTTTGCAAGACATTGCAATAAAACGTGGAAATTGTGTGCAACCTCATGAGATGCCTACTAGCAAGGAATAACTAGGCATCACATGTCTCCTCTAGCTAGTTCCCCCGTTTCCTTACGTTTCTTCTGATGTCAGTAGGTATCGTATGGATGTTCCTTTATGGGCACTGTATAACCTTTTCGTGTTTACATTTCCCATAAGACTTTAAAGCAGCAGGTCAGAAACCTGCAAGAGGAGCtgaagaagaaggaggcaaaatgGTCAACCACTCATGTTCGCCTGAGAAATCAGATAGAAGCATTGTTGAAGGAAAATGGAGAACTTCGGGAAGAAATTAAGTTTATGGAAAAAGTTCGATTAGAAACTTGGAAGAAAGCtgaggcagcagaaatgaaaaagaaGACCAGTGAGGGTCCTACAACACACGTGAGGAGATCGGAATCTGTAGTAAGTGGACTTCAGCTGTGCTGAGTACAGCAGTGGATGAATGTGAGAAAGATGTGAGAAAATGCTTTGTCTTCATTTGTATGAACTTTATTTCCAGAGTCCCCTTCATATGTTTAAACAGAGGCGCACGTCTGCTCCTGAACCGGAGAAGAGCACAAAGATTCTCAGAAGCCAATCACCGATTAAAGGTCTGTTCTTAGTATCTGTTCCAACATATACAAAACTGTTATACGATGCACAAGAAACTCCtttatgtttcaaaatattgttGAAAGCAAATATTTGTTTCTTGGAGGGAAAGGATTTAGTGACCATTAAGTTAAAATGATCCTGTTGTCTACACACAGCCAGAGACAGCTATTGTGTGGTCTGAACCATTATTCATTAAAATGGCATCACATTGACCCACTGATGTAACTAGTTCCCAGGGTATCGATGGGCtgtattcttatgaatattgTCTCAGACCATAAAACTGCAGCCTCCACTTAAGGTTTGTAGTGTTCTTATGTTGAGCTCTTATAAGCAAACTTGGCCACATATACTTACTTAATCATAGTAACCGTACATGTGTATGAATTCTTACTACTAAACTGTAAAAAAGAAAGTACACCCTCTTTTAAATATGTGTGTTTACATATCTAAACACAATAAACAATCATCTGAGTCCTGACAGAGTTTTAACATTTGATAAATCTAATCTCATGTGGCAAATAAAACATAACAGACTTTACTTTGTTCTTAACTATTCAAAAGAAGAAGCCGTAAGTGAGAGAGTTCACCCCGTCATTCATTACTTTCTACAACCACCTTTAGCAGCCCTTTGAATCTGAGGATTTCTGGCCCATCATTCCTTATAACGGTCACTGGGTTAGGGTTGAGGTCTGGACGACTCTTCCAAGACCTAGATTGTTTGTTTTTCAGCCACTCCGTTTTAGATTTGCTGGTGTCTTTAACATCGTCCAGTTGCATGGCTTCATACAAAGTTCAATTGTCACACAGATGATCATGGATTTTCGTCTAGAATACTCTG is a genomic window of Mixophyes fleayi isolate aMixFle1 chromosome 2, aMixFle1.hap1, whole genome shotgun sequence containing:
- the CPAP gene encoding centrosomal P4.1-associated protein; amino-acid sequence: MISSQEFSTDPNFMAQYMPGIARAGVIVNPAFPSLESNENMQTLRPSSALSGLMPFAVGGSLLGESSVEQQDASYNPPQQRSDHVTELRLDTKGQMPIYKDPAIDWEGSRSRPQSRPLFREDEVLREELNDPLLKKLEQLKEIQQQKQEQLKQQQMEQLQKLMEEQKMLLNLVSRQPSYSEHDQQNLISGHLGGSKSQNSLSRLMSPVSGNISRDSMHKKQELGKNNRSPSRPPSVLVQELSPDRSKTLEDLLKEEDSEDYTGDECETDDSSNSEDLSRVLRDEQLDKNNVESDNAGERPILSDMKERKRSFEELLEEQMRIEEQRLQQTKLQQSAEEQTKRNTIVKRPFLRRGEGLARFKNPKRNKTVPQKASEVPGSETVSEIAVPEKVDKGQVQRKIAPFGKGQVSENSSGAAKMTIQPAREKPEAIQKKLVLKNHNAKHSTSVATSGQPQNKSTVSGRSSVTLERKPVLDIDKENVYDTKSTEASDKRNAKVDDSGKDCPLPSDLYSKSANPAELSFEVSFQKRQVHLDKEKQKENYELDEFLLLEQAAEDISFSSNSSFVQKLLDQDYQLDNGHRRLSSTPVKSAEKQQEKAASGARNANSGKINQKMEEFGSRLKNPSVPSPVRFGQHSTKNTSESLKASGGEVRKAQISEPVTSEGDYASSGDEHSNSTSSENEDLESDDSCREDDPKSEELKGLSKKLSKDSKGRDFDLDLSDGEDYDNQENTLLANTSKTSLKNDQSSSSSDSSQIEFDDERTWDDLGNVASLKGIYETNFATKEFIPSEYTSRSPTDAPDIAIRRKVAPKKRDQVQTATASAPDTPPASELMMKLFPALKPKVKPESQTVSKPAANQEGSGDAVRSQLLKEKLVELETEIERFKMENTSLARLREDKETALETLRKEVADFEQQKTKELARIEEYTKEEMKKLQKERKVFEKYASAARAMPDKKEREEIQTLKQQVRNLQEELKKKEAKWSTTHVRLRNQIEALLKENGELREEIKFMEKVRLETWKKAEAAEMKKKTSEGPTTHVRRSESVSPLHMFKQRRTSAPEPEKSTKILRSQSPIKGLASRSFRQSSLSDSSNSDATKFKNTEPAVSTAPQDSDKVLPTEQKNENTPVKENDAVQGEITYPDGKTEQILRNGTHVILFPNGTRKEVSGDGKSTTVTFFNGDVKQVMADQRVIYYYADAQTTHTTYPDGLEILQFSNGQIEKHFPDGRKEITFPDQTIKNLYPDGKEESIFPDGTIITTHLDGTKVIAFDNGQRELHTAQYKRREYPDGTVKTVYTNGQQETKYASGRVRVKDKDGKVIMDTKM